A stretch of DNA from Candidatus Dadabacteria bacterium:
AAACAATCGCTTTGGTAAGGGCCGAACTTCATACCGGACTCCGTAATGGTGGCCTTTGTTGTCATTTGAGCGCCAACTTCACTTCTTCTTTATAGAGCCTGATAGACTCATCAATAATCGGGTTATCCGGCCATTCATCTTTTAGATTGGATGAATTGTACTGTAGTCCATCTGTGATTGAGATTACGGGAATACTCATTTCCTTACTTTGGGCAACCAAGAACAGTTTCTTCACCACAAAATAAGAGTGACTGCTAAGAAAAAACTGCATTCCCCGTTGTGCAAGCAGGGCGATGATGTCTAACAGGTCTGATATGGCTTTAGGGTGTAGAGCAGACTCCGGCTCATCAATGAATATGACCGAGTCTGTGTCCAGATACCTATTGCCGAGCAGGGTGTCAAGAATGGCAACCTTTTTGATGCCTTCCGCTGTTGTGCCCAT
This window harbors:
- a CDS encoding AAA family ATPase, giving the protein YQEFAQSRKDLEKMLGGRIIYNDVSKNWEFKKANQKFTMGTTAEGIKKVAILDTLLGNRYLDTDSVIFIDEPESALHPKAISDLLDIIALLAQRGMQFFLSSHSYFVVKKLFLVAQSKEMSIPVISITDGLQYNSSNLKDEWPDNPIIDESIRLYKEEVKLALK